In Nicotiana tabacum cultivar K326 chromosome 21, ASM71507v2, whole genome shotgun sequence, one DNA window encodes the following:
- the LOC107810578 gene encoding putative sugar phosphate/phosphate translocator At4g32390 yields the protein MGKGGALSEGVVKKILLSYTYVAIWIFLSFTVIVYNKYILDRKLYNWPYPISLTIIHMGFCSSLAYLLVKVFKVVEPVTMTWDLYCKSVVPIGLLYAFSLWLSNSAYIYLSVSFIQMLKALMPVAVYSIGVMFKKENFKSDTMANMVSISIGVAIAAYGEAKFDTWGVMLQLGAVAFEATRLVMIQILLTSKGITFNPITSLYYVAPCCLVFLFIPWIFVEYPMLKDTSSFHLDWLIFGTNSCCAFALNLAVFLLVGKTSALTMNVAGVVKDWLLIAFSWSVIKDTVTPVNLVGYGLAFLGVAYYNHAKLQALKANEAQKKAAQDEEAGRLLEEKEGENGAKKNESQG from the coding sequence ATGGGGAAAGGAGGAGCTTTGAGTGAAGGGGTTGTGAAAAAGATCTTGCTTTCATATACCTATGTTGCAATTTGGATCTTTCTCTCTTTCACTGTGATTGTGTACAACAAGTACATCCTGGACAGAAAGTTGTACAATTGGCCATACCCCATTTCACTAACAATAATTCACATGGGTTTTTGTTCTTCTTTGGCTTATCTTCTTGTAAAAGTGTTTAAGGTTGTTGAGCCTGTGACTATGACATGGGATCTTTATTGCAAATCTGTGGTACCCATTggtcttttatatgcattttcaCTTTGGTTATCAAATTCtgcatatatatatttatctGTGTCTTTTATTCAAATGCTTAAAGCTTTGATGCCAGTGGCTGTTTATTCAATTGGGGTTATGTTTAAAAAAGAGAACTTTAAATCTGATACTATGGCTAATATGGTGTCTATTTCTATTGGTGTTGCTATTGCTGCTTATGGTGAAGCTAAGTTTGATACATGGGGTGTGATGTTGCAGCTTGGTGCTGTAGCTTTTGAGGCTACAAGATTGGTTATGATTCAGATTTTGCTTACTTCAAAGGGTATTACATTTAATCCGATTACATCGTTGTATTATGTTGCGCCGTGTTGTTTGGTTTTCTTGTTCATTCCATGGATCTTTGTGGAATACCCAATGTTAAAGGATACATCTAGTTTCCATTTGGATTGGTTGATCTTTGGTACGAATTCGTGCTGCGCGTTTGCTTTGAATCTTGCTGTGTTTTTGCTTGTGGGGAAGACATCTGCTTTGACAATGAATGTTGCTGGTGTGGTTAAGGATTGGTTGTTGATTGCCTTTTCTTGGTCTGTGATTAAGGATACTGTCACCCCTGTGAATTTGGTTGGATATGGATTGGCTTTCTTGGGCGTGGCGTATTACAACCATGCCAAATTGCAGGCTCTTAAGGCGAACGAAGCGCAGAAAAAGGCTGCACAGGACGAGGAGGCAGGAAGATTGTTGGAGGAAAAAGAAGGGGAGAATGGTGCTAAGAAGAATGAATCTCAGGGTTGA